In Bacillota bacterium, the genomic window GGCCGGCCCTGGCTCGCTCATGCGGCGGCCCCGTTCACAGGGCGAGCTGCACTTTGCCCCTCTTCAGGCAGCGCGTGCAGACGTAGGCGCGCTCCACCCGCCCGTCCAACACGATGCGCCGCCGGTGAAGGTTGGGAAGCCACCGCCGGTGGGTGTGCCGGTTGGACTTGCTGACGTTGAAGCCGGTCATCGCGCCCTTTCCGCATACACGGCAGACCCGTGCCACGCCTGTCCCTCACTTTCGCTCTCCAGTGGCGCCGCCGGTAGCGGCGCAGACCATCGGCCATTCTACCACGGCCTTGAGTCACCTACAACGGCCACGCGCCCGTCCGTGTCTCAACCAGAAAGAGGGAGCCGGGATTTGAGTAGGGAATATCGAATGGGCGGGCCGTCTGGTATGATGGCGTGTCGGGGAGGCGCTGGCTTTGAGTGTCACCTTGACCAACGAATACGGTCGCATTGAACTGGCCGAGGAGGCCCTTTCGGCCATCGCCGGGTACGCCGCGCGGGAGTGCTACGGGATCGTGGGGGTCGCGGCACGCAGCGTGCCGGACGGCATCGCCGAACTGCTCGGCCTTGAAAGCGTACATCGGGGCGTCGAGATCCGGATCGAGGAAGGCGACGAGGTGGTCGTCAATCTGTTCGTCATCGTGGAGTACGGGGTCAACATCTTGCAGGTGGCGCGCAACGTGATGGAGCAGGTGCGCCACCAGCTGGAACGGCTCTCGGGGCTGCGGGTGACCGGTGTCAACGTCCACGTGCAGGGGGTCCGGGTGGCCGAGCAAGACCGGCGGCGCACGCACGAGAGTTTCTCGCGGAGGGCGTAACGGATGGAAGGTGCGGCCGCAAGGCAGAAGGCGGAGCTTTTCCTTTCGTGG contains:
- the rpmB gene encoding 50S ribosomal protein L28; translation: MARVCRVCGKGAMTGFNVSKSNRHTHRRWLPNLHRRRIVLDGRVERAYVCTRCLKRGKVQLAL
- a CDS encoding Asp23/Gls24 family envelope stress response protein encodes the protein MSVTLTNEYGRIELAEEALSAIAGYAARECYGIVGVAARSVPDGIAELLGLESVHRGVEIRIEEGDEVVVNLFVIVEYGVNILQVARNVMEQVRHQLERLSGLRVTGVNVHVQGVRVAEQDRRRTHESFSRRA